From one Culex quinquefasciatus strain JHB chromosome 3, VPISU_Cqui_1.0_pri_paternal, whole genome shotgun sequence genomic stretch:
- the LOC119769855 gene encoding cuticle protein 19-like — protein MFKIAALVVCLAVAVLAVEDYHSHPSYKFEYGVKDGHTHDHKSAWEHRDGDHVKGQYTLDEADGTHRIVDYSSDHKTGFQPHVQRVGHAHHPHGESYANIKQHY, from the exons atgttcaag ATCGCCGCCCTGGTTGTCTGCCTGGCCGTTGCCGTGCTGGCCGTCGAGGATTACCACAGCCATCCGAGCTACAAGTTCGAGTACGGAGTTAAGGACGGACACACCCACGACCACAAGAGCGCCTGGGAGCACCGTGACGGTGACCACGTCAAGGGACAGTACACCCTGGATGAGGCCGATGGTACGCACCGCATCGTGGACTACAGCTCGGACCACAAGACCGGATTCCAGCCCCATGTCCAGCGAGTGGGTCATGCCCATCATCCCCATGGCGAGAGCTACGCCAACATCAAGCAGCACTACTAG